Within the Naumovozyma castellii chromosome 1, complete genome genome, the region tagaagTGTCGAACGaattggagaagaagaaatctaCTCAAGTGGTTCTCTTGCTACTATTATTCATTGTTGGGTTTCCACCTTTGATTGGCTACTCGTTCTTATCTACAAGCACAGGTTTACTTTACGGAGTATCATTTCACGGTTGGATTTTACTAGCCGTTGGCTCCGTTTGTGGATCGGTAGCTTCGTTCTACACGTTTAAGACCATCTTACATTCTAGagctgaaaaattaatccATATGAACCGTCGTTTCGAGGCCTTCGCTTCCATATTACAGGAGAATAATAGTTATTTAATGTTAGCTTTGTTAAGATTATGTCCGTTTCCTTATTCATTGACTAACGGTGCCATTGCTGCTGTTTATGGTGTCTCGGTAAGGAATTTCACCATTGCCAATCTTATCACGACACCAAAGTTATTAGTTTACCTTTTCATCGGATCCAGGATTAAGAAAATGGCCGAGACAGACTCTACAGGCTCCAGGTTATTCGATTTATTGACTATTGTTGTCACTATGGTTTTGTTCATGATGACTGCCTGGATATTGTATTTTAGGACCAAGAAGAGATAtatggaattgaaaaatcaagaCAGATCAGACACTAATATTCCTTCATTAACGTCCATGAACGACCCTTCATCATTCGAAATCTAAAATATACAAAAACAGACCCAACTTTATGAACATGTATGTatacaataaataaaaatagaatatatgTAGTGTTCCTTAAATAAGAATTCGCCGATATGGAAATTTCAAGAGGAAGTCAACTAAGTAGAAGATATTATCTATCAAACAAGTACTAACAAAACAAATGTTTAGAACTTTTATCAGATCATGGGCCATCCCATTACGTCCACCTAACACGATAATACGACCCACAACAAGatcatttcaaaatggtGCAACGTATAGACGATTCAATAACAAACAATCAAGATCATTTACCAATTTACTATTTGACCCAGTCTCAAGAAAATACCTAGCGCTAATCTTTGGTGGTGGTTCATTGTTCTATGTCACTCATTTGGAGGAAGCACCCGTGAGTGGTAGGAACAGATTTATTTGGATACCACGttctttggaattgaaaattggTGATTACACATATAGGTCCATGCTAAGAGACACAAGTTCTGCAATCTTACCATCCAATCATCCGCTAACAAAGAAAGTAGAGACTATATTTGGTAGAATCCTTGATGCTGCCTCAAAAGATCCCAGCGTGGACAAAACACAACTGGAAGGAATCAAATGGAAAATTCATGTAGTTAATGATCCAAGGGCGCCACCAAATGCCTTCGTTTTACCTGGAGGAAAAGTTTTTGTATTCAGTTCTATGTTCAATATTTGtcaaaatgatgatggGTTAGCTACTGTTCTATCCCATGAATTCGCTCATCAACTGGCAAGACATACGGCAGAAAATCTATCCAAAGCTCCAGTATATTCGTTGATCGGTACTATAATGTATTTAGCCACTGGCGTTGAAGGAATAAATAGTTTACTACTAGATGGTTTATTAAGAATGCCTGCTTCCAGACAAATGGAGACTGAAGCTGATTATATTGGACTGATGATAATGTCTAGAGCTTGCTTCCATCCCGCTGAGTCCGTTAAATTATGGCAAAGAATGTCACGATTTGAGAAGCAAACTAGAGGGCAAGttggatttgaatttttaaGTACTCATCCTGCAAGTGatagaagaattgaaaatatgaagaaatggCTGGAAAAGGCCAACTCAATATATGAACAATCCGATTGTGGAACCTTTGGCAGTTACTACAATAACTTCCAAAATTCTGTTTTTGGATCTAACCCTGATGCGATTTTTTCGTTTAGAGgatattaaagaaataaaattctGTAAATAATGtctataataatatatgaaatattccaaaaagGATATAGAGGTATTTTCTTAAAATTATAATGGCCTTCTCCGCTTAAACATCGAGTTCGTTTCTGTTTTCTTTCCGAGTCGAGAACTTATAGAAGGATCGCTCTCGTTAACAATCTTCCCACTATTATCGTCGTctaaaattttgataaattcatttCTGGTTTTTATACAATTTTTGATCGCCAAGTCCAAATTATCTTCACCCTTTTGATCATCATCTCTTATATCATATTCACCATATGTACGCGGGTTCATTTCTTTATCGGTCTTCATTCTTCTGATATCATAAAGCAAAAAACCACTTTCCATCAACCAAAATGGATCTACAGATGTCACACAAcataaatattctttagAGGTCATTAATAGTTCATGATATACAACATATGGTGGCAGATCACCCAGACCAAATAATGCGCTTGTTGGATGGATTTGAACATCCATTCCTGTTCGAAGATGGATATATTTACCTAATCCTGAAATCTTAGCAGCCTGGTGAGAAAA harbors:
- the OMA1 gene encoding metalloendopeptidase (ancestral locus Anc_5.684) yields the protein MFRTFIRSWAIPLRPPNTIIRPTTRSFQNGATYRRFNNKQSRSFTNLLFDPVSRKYLALIFGGGSLFYVTHLEEAPVSGRNRFIWIPRSLELKIGDYTYRSMLRDTSSAILPSNHPLTKKVETIFGRILDAASKDPSVDKTQLEGIKWKIHVVNDPRAPPNAFVLPGGKVFVFSSMFNICQNDDGLATVLSHEFAHQLARHTAENLSKAPVYSLIGTIMYLATGVEGINSLLLDGLLRMPASRQMETEADYIGLMIMSRACFHPAESVKLWQRMSRFEKQTRGQVGFEFLSTHPASDRRIENMKKWLEKANSIYEQSDCGTFGSYYNNFQNSVFGSNPDAIFSFRGY
- the TVP38 gene encoding Tvp38p (ancestral locus Anc_5.686), which encodes MNEDAQNNKADLNVGSRVDGMDEFDSYFQDIDNGNNMAGITNGDEFDNDFLDIYNLTPRQRIILNAKKMGYNLMKRFYALHLWQRALIIFLLICQIILIILFMVFHDAVLHKLLEVSNELEKKKSTQVVLLLLLFIVGFPPLIGYSFLSTSTGLLYGVSFHGWILLAVGSVCGSVASFYTFKTILHSRAEKLIHMNRRFEAFASILQENNSYLMLALLRLCPFPYSLTNGAIAAVYGVSVRNFTIANLITTPKLLVYLFIGSRIKKMAETDSTGSRLFDLLTIVVTMVLFMMTAWILYFRTKKRYMELKNQDRSDTNIPSLTSMNDPSSFEI